GCCGCGTTGATTTACCCAGTCATCTCCTTGGACAAGGAAATCACGCACGGCGGATCCAAGAAGAACCTGTTGGGTGAATCTCCCAGTGAAGAGTTGGTGCATCAGATGTCGCGAGACGAACAAGTCAGCTCATTGACTTGCCCCACGTTCTTGGTTCATGCTGGTGACGACAAAGGAGTTCCCGTCGCAAACAGCCTGCGTTATTACGCCGCCTGCATCGAACACGGCGTGCCAGCCGAAATGCACCTCTTCCCCACCGGCGGCCACGGCTTCGGAATGTTCCGCGGCGACCGCCCCGTCGACCAATGGCCCAACCAACTCAAAGCTTGGCTGCAATTGAATGGTTGGTTGAAGTAGACGACAGGCTGACTTTGTACTTCGACGCCATCATCACTCCTCCGCGAAGGTGATGATGGGGAAGATTTCGGGAATGTGGGAGTCCCAGACTCCGTGTTTGCCGAGGGCCCAACCGCTGGAGTCGGTGGCGGGTTCGGGGGCCTTGGTCTTGTTGAATCGGAAGAGGTCGATTCGCCACTGGTCGCCGACCTTGGGTGGCAGCGATCGGTTGTCGCCTTTGGCAAGCCATTTCATCTCTTTCCATGGAAACGCCAACTCGACCGTCCAGCCTTGATCGACGTCGGAATCGTCGTTCAAGGTCCCGTTGATGTGAACGGCGGATTTGAAATTGGGAAAGTCGTAGCCTAGAAACGCGATGCGTTTACCGCGTGGATGGTCGGTGAACCCAACGCCATCGAACTCCTGTTGATTCGGAGCGTCTTTGGCGAGTTGTGGGTCGGATGCATAACCACCTTTCTCGTACGCTTCCTGCCATACAAAGAAACCTTCGTAGACGGTTCCATAGGAATTGATCTCGAACTCGTAGTAGGCGTCCTTTCCAGCGATGAAGACTTCGACGTCGTTGTCGTAGTAAATCGGATCGTCACGGTCTTTGTACTCCGCGTCGACATTGGGCTCCTCCAACCAGAATCCGATGTAAAGAAACTCGTCATCCCACAGGATGGATGAGCGGGTGTCGTAGCGAGTGGGTTGTCCGCTGACCAAGTCGACAAAGGAGGTGGTCTTGCGGGCTTGCTGCCAAGCTTCCTCGTCCAAGCGACCATCGATCGTCAGCTCAGTATCAATCTTCGCCGCGGTGTATCGCGGCAAATCCTTGGCAGGGACCAACGATTGAGGGAACGGCTTGGGCATCTCCACTTCGACGAAAGTCGAAAATGCGAGCTCGGAATCGGATCGCTCGTCGAGGGTTGTCACGAGTGTTTTCAGAGTTCGCGTGACTTGGCCCTCGAACAGCATTTGACCACTGCTGGTGATCTGGATCGGTTGGTCCAAGTCGATGAATCGGTCATCCAAGAAGACGTTGATCTTGTTCACGTCTGAGGAGATCAAGTCAATCGTTTGACCGTCGACGGCTGCGATGATGGTCGCACCGGCTTTGACCGACGACTCTTCCACGCCCAACCAATAGAAATGCGAGTGGGTCACATCGTCCTGGACCCACACAATCTTGGACGGGGTCACGTTTCGAGTGTGCTCGGCCATCCAAGGAAGCGCGACTGCATCTTCGCGATCCATCCAGTGCCCTTTGTTCGGGTAGATCTTCACGAAGTGTTCGTATCCCTCGGGATCAGCTTCCTGCAGTTTGGCCAGCTTCGTTTGCCAATCGGCAGCGATTTGGTTGCGTTTGTAGGCCGCGTCTTTGCCTCCCATTTGCAACGCGAAGGGAACGTTGCGGAGACCCAGTGCCGACGTTTCGTTGGGATGTCCCGCCATCATCGCGGCGGCTGCCCAGCGGTCGGACAAACGAGGTGCCAGTTGATACACGCCATCACCGCCAGCGGAATAACCCATCACGTAAACGCGATTTGGATTGACGTTTTCAAACGCGACCATGTTTTCAATCAAACGCACGAACATCGGATCGATGTGCTTTTGATGCCACAGGTTCCAGGTGTCGGTCGGAGCTCGCGGAGCCACGTAGACACCTTCTTCGGGTTGATACAAACGTTTCTGGTTTTCCCACTGACGATCGTTGACCGCTTTCGGGGCACCACCACCGCCGTGCATAGAGATGTAGAGACTGCGACCTTCTTCGGGTGCTTCGCCAAAAACGCGATAGTCAAACGGCATCTCATGATCGCCGTGGACCAACACCCGAGCCTTCATTTCCTCGGAACGCGTTTTGAGCAGAGTTTGCTTGTGATGCTCTGCAAGGATCTTTCTGGCGCGGACAACATCGTCCGCGGTCAGTGCGACATCGCTGAACGATTGAGCGCGGATCGTCTTGAGATCCGCTGCCGGTTGGGACTGGAGGTAATCGCGGAGAGCTTTGATCGCGGCGACGGATTCATTCGCCTGTGATTCGGAAACCGCATCGACGGAGACGAGGTGGTGCTCATGCAACTCCTCATCCGCATCGGTGATGATGGTGTCACGAATGACTTGATCGCCTTCGCCAATCAAGACCGAGTACTTGTGTTGTTGTTTCAGTTCCACGCGAAGATGATCGTTGGCATCGAATCCTTCGTCGTTGGTTTGACCTTCAAAGACAACTTCGTCGCCATCCAGGACTCGCAATCGGCAACTGGCTCGGTTCCCATCCGCACCATGCACCACGAACAACGACTCAGTCATGCCGGGCGGCAATGACTTTTGAAGAGCAACGTAGCGGTCGGTCACGTTCACAGCGGGAATGCTTCGTAGCTTTCGATTCCAAACGCATGGGAACGAGAGCGGGGTCTGTTTGAGACTGGTTGCATAGATCGCGTGAGCTTTTGACGAACGGTCTGCTTTGGTTGCATTGGCGACGAACCAACCACGATCCAGTTCGTTTCCGGTTGGCTCCGCGGCACCTGTGAAATGCCAGCCATCGTCCCAGACTTCCACCCACGAGTGATTTCCGGATTGATTGAACCACAGGGGCGTGCCCACAAACCGAGCGGGGATCCCAACGGATCGACAAGCATCAATCAGCAACACCGACAAACCGGTGCACGACGCCAATCCGGTCTCCATTGATTCCAGTGGGCTTTGATCCGCTTTCACTCGCCGGGTGGAATATTTGACGCCGACGTTTTTGAATAGTTTTTGATTGATCAAAGCGGCCGCTTCGCTCGGTGAGCTCGCTCCTTCCATCATCGGCAGGCATCGTGTTCGAAAATCGGCTCGCCACTCGTCGCGTCGCTCGTTGATGCTCGCGTAGGGCAGAACATTGTTGAGGAAGATGTCTTTGGGAATCTCCTTTGCCCACGGTGCATCGGTCCAAGCTTGATAGGCCAGTCGAGTGTTTTCCAACAGGTAGTCCGCCGAAAGCGTTTGCAGATCACTCTCGGGCATATTCGCAATCAGGAACTCGATCCCTTCCCGTTGATCCGCTGGTGCATCTGCCAGCGCTTGTTCCAGTTCCGCACGGTTGTCTCCCGCCAGAGCCAGTCGATCGGTGTCGAACTCCGCCGATGCGAGTCCAGAAAGGCCGAGGAGGAGCGTCGGAAGAATCAAGGCAATCAACGGCTGTCTCATGAGATGGACTCAGCGTTCAAGTGTCAGGCAATGGTTTGGAACTGGCATCTGATTGCAGCAGCGGTCACTGCTCCCTTTTAAACGCCCGGTCAGGTCAACAGTATGACTGGCCAAAGCACACGCAACCACTGATGAACGGTCCTCGCCGAATGGACTTTTTTAGGGTAGTGGACGAGGCGACGAGTCCTGAACTGGCGTCAAAACCAAGGACTCCTCGCCTCGTCCACGACGGTCAACCCTGACTTTTAACTTTGACAAACCAGGAGTCATCTTTTGTTGTTTGGATCATCACCCAAGACGGCGTGTTAAGGGTGGTCGGTCGTCCGTTTTTTATGTTGCTGCAGAAAACAGTGGCATTCGCCAAACTTGGAATGTCAATTGTTGGTTTGACAAATGGTGTCACCGCCAGGAACTCGCAACCCGCGATGGAACTATGACGAATCATCCGGCTTCGTACAGCTATGCAACCGAAGCGATCTCAACTCCGATTGCGCCGGTGAAACTGTCCGATGATGGGCCAGTCATTTGGTGCAAGCTGGAATATCACAACCCGAGTGGCTCCACCAAAGATCGGATCGCTCGTTTCATCTTGGGAAAGGCAATCCGAAGCGGGTTGCTGGGCCGTGGTGATGCGGTGGTCGAAGCATCGAGCGGGTCGACCAGCATTTCGCTTGCGTTGATGTGCGCCCAGTTTGGTTTGCGATTCACTGCGGTCATGCCGCGCGGGGTGAGTTCCGAACGGATCAAGATGATTCGAGCGTTTGGAGCCGAAGTGATCCTGACACCCGCGGAGGAAGGCGTGGGCGGAGCGATGGCATTGGCAGATGAGATCGCCGGTCGAGGAGAGGCGTTCGCAAGCAAGCAGTTTGAGAATCCAGACAACCCGGCGGCACATCGCTATCAAACCGCCGCGGAGATCATCGCTCAAGTTCCTTCTCGTTCGGTGGATGCGGTCGTCAGTGGGGTCGGAACGGGTGGCACCTTGGTCGGGCTGTACCAGGGGTTCTGCGATTTCGGATGCAACACTCGGCCGGTGCTGGCTCGGCCGGTCTGCTCCGATGGCCTGTACGAGTTGGAGTGTTCCAGTTTCAGCAAGAAGATACCGGGAGTGGTGGAAAGTGCTTCGGCAATCTTCCGCGATGCCCATCTGCCCGGACTCAGACAAGTCGATGTGAAAGACAGCGTGGCTTTGGCGTGTTGTCGCCAACTGATCCGACGCGGATTTCCTGTCGGGCCCAGTTCGGGGTTGAACTTCGCCGCGGCCCTGGAAGCCGCACGTGATCTCCCGCCCGATGCAACCATTGTCACGGTCTTTCCCGACCGCATGGAACGCTACTTCTCGACGCCGTTGTTCAGCGACTCAGTAGAAGAGTTCGAATGCGACCCTGCCCAGACATGTTGCTGACCAGGACCGATTACTGAATCGAGTGTCAATCAAAGTGCGACCGTCACGGTTTTGCATTGTGATTTAGCTTGATGGCTGCTGCCCAATAATGACGATCGGCGAAGTGAGGCGTCGAAACGAACGCGTCAGTTGACCGACAATTGGACTTGGGAAACTAACCCGTTCTCGTTTTGGTGCAGATGGTCGATCGGTTCCGATCCCGGCAAGATGCGAGCGGCGCGGATGCGGCTCGGCTGTACACGATCACGGCCAGTGCCCATCGTTACGATGTGGACCCGTGGGCGTACCTGGACGACGTGCTTCGCAAACTTGCCGGTGGTCAGACCGATCTCGAGTCGCCGCTGCCTGACGGATGGGCCAAAGCAAATCCCCAGAACGTCCGAACCTACCGCCAACAAGAATCCCTTGCCCGAGCCGCCAAAAACAAAGCCCGCCGCGCCCGACGAAGAAAACTAAGCCGACGCTAGCCGCACCGAACACATACTCTGATGTACGGTTACAGAGAGGCAGCACATTGCCGCACTATAGTGAGGGCTGTTTGTAGAACTCAATAATATCCGCGACTGAAGAGATAGAAGAAGATGTTTTTTTCCAATCATTATCTTTAGATTCTACCGCTTTGATTTCTGTTCCTATATATCGTTTTCCGACCTCCCAAACGCCATCGACCTGCCTCGCTACACCGACCTGTGAGGTAATCAGCAATGGAAGCAGCTCTTGTGAATTGCTGTAGTCTATCTCCTGTTGCCAGACCTTTCGAGTCGTTGAATCTTTCGAACGCGATGCGTGCCACGCCAGTACTTGATAGTGTTTGGTGTCGATTCTCCACACGTACTTCTCAAAGCTAGACTTTGAATTTGGTTCCGTATAAAATCGGCAAGAAACAGTTGTTGTTTGATTTCCATTGTTGATCAGCTGGACATCCGAATCCGGATGAAGAAGATGGAATTTCGTTTCTGCAAACCAATCAATGTAGTTTAATTGCTGCGGGAAATGCGCTACCGACCAGAACCCGACTGGTGAGATACTGTTTGTGTCGTGCATTGCATCTTTGAACCCAACGTAGCGATTTTCACTGACAGACCCATTCCGGATAATTCGCCTTACATTTCCGTCTACGATCACAGCGTTGTATTTAGGTTCAATCGCCACCGGGGCTGTTTCGTCAAGGCGGTAATTGCTGGCAAGGCGTGACTCCCCGGCTCGCATCGCAAGTTCGCCCTCCAGGTCAATTCGCAATCGATAGGACTCGGACTGCGACAGCGTTGCTTCATCATTGTAGTAGTCCGTGATTACAGTCTGGATCTGGACATCGACTGGATACAATGACTTTGTGTTGAGTATGCAGGCCTCTAGCAAGCCTACTGCCTCCTGCTTGGTCGCCTCATCAGCCGAAGTTGCTTTTATAGTTGTGAACAGAGAAAGGAAAATTGCAGTGAGTTGCAGATGAAACCAGAGTTGTTTCGGTGTGAGTGAGTTCATTGTTTATAAAGGTCCCTTGCTGAAGTTTGTCGGGCCATTCGGCTCAGTATTCCACTGCTACTGTATGCCGCAGCGGCACTTTGGCTGCTGCAGCATGTATTGCTAATCAATCGACAGGAATAGGGATTTTCTTGTCAGATGTTTTGATTAGAAGAAGCAGATGTGTTCTAGCTTTTCTCTCAACTTTTGGTCAAAGTATTTTATTCCCGTGTCGGAGACGTCGCCTCCTGTGCATCGTTTTGCGGCTCCCACACATTCCTGACCATAATTTGAGCAAACTTGGTTTTCTTGACAATAGTCCCCCGAGTCATTGGGGTCGTTGTAATGCTGTGTGTAACCTACGTTTGAGGGGCCTGTGGGCTCGGTAACGGCTCTCTGTTTAGTTATTGACTTGATTCGGGTCTCAAGTGCATGAGTGCAAACAAACACATTGTGCGCGACCTCGAGACATTCTCTTGATTCGCATCCGTCTGGGGTGGGATCGTCGACAATATCATCACAAGTAATGGGTTTTATGTTGTAGCATTCCGCATTCACGTTGACGGGAAAACAGATCGCAACAAATAGTGCCGCAACAGAAAAGCAAAGCTTCCTGGTAATTCTCTAGCTCTCTTGAGGTGGGAAACGTAAAACAACGGGTACGGTATTTGAGGAGTCACCGAGTTGAATCTCTAAATGCGCAGGTAGAACGAAAGAACGTCCAGGTGTGTAGTCAGGGTGTTTCAGAAAAAACGGCTTCTTAAGTTGTGTGTTCACTCTCCATATCCCGTTTGCGAGTCGCTTGACCGTAGCGGGGTGGAGGTGGTTGTTAATTCGAATAGCTGCTGTGATCGTTTTTCCCTTTAAGTCATCCCCAAATGCGCTCACCAGAACCGATGCTTTGTAGTCCTCGCTGTCGGCTGTCTCTTCCGTTATTTCAGTTGGGAAAAAACGAAAGGTCTTCGGGGTAACGGATATCTTGGGTTCACGCTGAACTAGAATTGGCACAGATTTCTTTCCGGGCACATCTCCTTCAGCAAATAGCTTTAGCGATCCTGCCTCTGTCTCACCTTGGTCGATACCTTGAGCTAACTTCACGGTTCCTTTGAGTATTGATGTTGACGGGTCAAACTGCAGCTCAACTTTGGACGAAAGCCCTTCTTGGCTGAAACGGAGATCAGTCGGGCGGTGTTTTTGGTCCCCTACTATGGTGCATTCGAAATTTTGCGTGGTTTGTTCTCCGCGAAAGACAACGATGACCATGTCATCGCCAAACCCGAGGTAGTTTTTGACCTGGTATTTGTAAATTACGTGAGCGGATGGTTTCTCTCTGTGTTTTAGCCAGAAGCCTCCTCCGCTTTCATTCGTGCCGGGGTTCATGTTGGTGCGGATTGAGAAGGTGGCATTGAATGTTTCGCCAGGCAAGAGTGTTGCAAATCTTGGTGAGAGATCTGTGCAACTGCATGTCAGTTCTGCTTTGTCAAAGCTAATTTTCTTTCCAGACTTGTTGGTTGCATTCCAACGAATGCGGTATTCCTTTCCTGTTTCGAGCTTCCCAAGTTCCAGGCGGGCAACCGCTTTTCCAGAATCCGCATCCAATGCGAATGCGGAGTCAATTTTTAGTTCTTCTATCGATTCACCGTTTGCTGGGGCGATTGAACCGAAGGAGGAAAATCCGAAAGACAACGCAGCGATCGACAATAGGCGAGGGAGATCACCCAAGCCCAACGGAATTGGAGTAGCCATTTATTTCCTCGAGTGGTGCTTTCGGGCTTCACTGACTTGCTGTATTCTAACGGGGGGTTACTGGGGGGGGTGCAAGTGGGGAGGTGCGGGTCGCGAATAGTTATTTTGTTCGTACAGTGCACCGCTGGATGGTGCCGCGCACCTAACCTTGACTCGCTTGCGTTGATGTGCGCCCAGTTTGGTTTGCGATTCACTGCGGTCATGCCGCGCGGGGTGAGTTCCGAACGGATCAAGATGATTCGAGCGTTTGGAGCCGAAGTGATCCTGACACCCGCGGAGGAAGGCGTGGGCGGAGCGATGGCATTGGCAGATGAGATCGCCGGTCGAGGAGAGGCGTTCGCAAGCAAGCAGTTTGAGAATCCAGACAACCCGGCGGCACATCGCTATCAAACCGCCGCGGAGATCATCGCTCAAGTTCCTTCTCGTTCGGTGGATGCGGTCGTCAGTGGGGTCGGAACGGGTGGCACCTTGGTCGGGCTGTACCAGGGGTTCTGCGATTTCGGATGCAACACTCGGCCGGTGCTGGCTCGGCCGGTCTGCTCCGATGGCCTGTACGAGTTGGAGTGTTCCAGTTTCAGCAAGAAGATACCGGGAGTGGTGGAAAGTGCTTCGGCAATCTTCCGCGATGCCCATCTGCCCGGACTCAGACAAGTCGATGTGAAAGACAGCGTGGCTTTGGCGTGTTGTCGCCAACTGATCCGGCGTGGATTTCCCGTCGGGCCAAGTTCAGGGTTGAACTTCGCCGCGGCCCTGGAAGCCGCACGCGATCTCCCGCCCGATTCAACGATTGTCACGGTCTTTCCCGACCGCATGGAACGCTACTTCTCGACGCCGTTGTTCAGCGACTCAGTGGAAGAGTTGGAATGCGATCCTGCCCAGACATGTTGCTGACCAGGACCGATTACTGAATCGAGTGACAATCAAAGAGCGACCGTGACGGTTTTGCTTTCCAGGTAAGCCTTCAGGCCTTCGGTTCCTAGCTCACGACCTTGACCACTCATCTTGAATCCGCCAAACGGAGCGGCGGCGTCGAAGACGTCGTAGCAGTTGACCCACACGGTTCCCGCGCGAACGTTGGCGGCGAAGTGGTGGGCTTTCTTGATGTCTTGTGTCCACACGGCAGCCGCTAATCCAAACATCGTGTCGTTGGCTCGTTTCAGAATGTCGTCGCTGTCTTTGAATGACAGCACGCTCATCACAGGACCGAAGATCTCATCGCGAGCGATCGCCATGTCGTCTTGAACGTCGGTGAACACGGTCGGCTCAATGAAGTAACCACGATCACCAGAACGCTTGCCACCACTGACGCAGGACGCGCCTTGCTGGTTGCCTTTGTCGATGTAGCTCATGATCTTGTCGAATTGAGCTTGGTCGATTTGAGGACCCTGTTCGGTGGTGTGTTCAAATGGGTTGCCGACGACGCGTTTGTTTGTCAAATCGGTTAGTTTTTCGACGAAGGCTTCGTGAATCGATTCTTCCACGAACACGCGACTGCCGGCACAGCAACATTGGCCTTGGTTCAGATACAGACCCACGAAGCTGCCTTGCACAGCAGCGTCCAAGTCCGCGTCGCTGAAGATCACATTGGGACTTTTGCCGCCCAGTTCAAACGTCAGTCGTTTCAACGATTGGGCGGAGTTCTTCATGATCAACTGAGCCGTCCGGTGTTCTCCCGTGAAGGCGATTTTGTCGACGCCAGGATGGTCGACCAGGGCTCCACCGGCGGTCGGGCCAAAGCCCGGCACGACATTGATGACGCCATCGGGGAAGCCGACGTCTTTGGCAATCTGGGCCATTCGCAGGCAGGTCAGCGGCGTCTGTTCAGCGGGCTTCATCACGATCGTGCAGCCGGTGGCGAGAGCCGGTCCCCACTTCCAGGCGGTCATCAGCATGGGGAAGTTCCAAGGGATGATCTGCCCAACCACACCGACCGGTTCTTTCCGGGTGTAGCAGAGGTAGTTGCCACGAATGGGAACCGTTTCGCCTTGGATCTTGTCTGCGTAGCCGGCGTAGTAGCGCAACGCATCGATCACCAGGGGCAAATCCGCGTGCCGCGATTCGCGAAGGGGTTTCCCGTTGTCGAGTGTTTCGAGTTGAGCCAGCTCATCGATCTCGTTCTCGATCGCATCGGCTAGCTTCATCATCAGCCGTCCGCGATCGCGAGCGTCCATCGTCCGCCAAGGTCCCGAGTCGAAGGCTCTGCGTGCCGCGGCCACTGCGGCGTCGATGTCTTCCTTGTCACCTTCAGCGACCTGACAGATCTCTTCTTCGGTCGCGGGGTTGATCGTGGCGAACGTTTTTCCGCTGGCCGAATCACGCCACTGGCCGTCGATGAACAACTGGGTGTGGCGAACCTTGGGAGGTGCGAATTCCGGAAGTGTTGTCGACATCAGAGATCCTCGTCAGCTGCGATGGGAATGGAATCAAGCCTTCAGCTTAAGGCTTCGCAGGCGAGGATGCCAACCAATGCGATCGCGAAGATTGAGCGATCAGCCGATGGGCGATAGCCCACGGTTTCTGAAGACGAACCGAACGCGATCGCGTTCCGGCTGATCTGATATCAACAGTCTGAATTTTTCGGTTGTCGGATCTGTCCTCTGTCGCCCCTCCGGGACTGATGAAGTAGCTGGAACTGTTTCCGGTGCCTGACGGCACCGGCAAGGGCTGTGCCGGCCCGTCGGGCCTCAAAGCGTTAAGTCTCTGTTCAGCACTCGGGATCGGGGGTGGTGGTCAGAGGATGGCCGTTGATTTGGTTGATCAACATTCGCAATCGACCAAGGCCACGCCGGTTGAAGTGGAAGATCAAGCGGGGGAAATCCGCCAGTTCGGGCTCGCTGGATTCGACGGGCAGCGGTCCGGTTTGTTCGAACGTGCCGCTCTTCAAAATGTCCGCGAATTCGGTGCGGATCAATTCCAAGGTTTCTTCCGACAACGCTCGCTTCATCCGCAGCACCAACTGATCACCGACGTAACGTTGGGAGTGATACACGTCATAGAACGTCAGTAGCTCTTCGACGGCTTCATCGACCGAGTTGGTGATTTTGTAGAGGGCCACGTCCTCGGGACTGATCATGCCGTTGCACATCAGTTGCTTGTCAATGAATTTACCCAAGTCCTTCCAGTAACTGCCGCCGGGATGATCGAGGAAAATCAACGGCATCATGGTTTGCTTGCCAGTCTGAAGCAGCGTCAGGACTTCGAGGCCTTCATCCAGCGTTCCGAATCCGCCGGGCAAGCAGACGATGCCACTGCACTCTTTCAAGAACATCAACTTGCGAGTGAAGAAGTACTTCAGCGTGACCAACTTGGGATCGTTCTCGATGTATTCGTTGGCGCCTTGTTCGAACGGCAGCATGATGTTCAGGCCCATCGATGCATCGCGTCCGGCGCCTTTGTGACCGGCTTCCATGATGCCGCCGCCGGCACCGGTGATGATCATCCAACCGTGAGCCGCCATCCGCCGGCCCAGGTCGACCGCGGATTGGTAATCCGGACGATCCGGAGCCGTTCTGGCCGATCCGAAGATGGTGACTTTGCGTCGCCGACGATATGGCCGAAAGACTTTGAATGCGTACCGCAGTTCCCGGATCGTTCGGGAAAGGATCTTCACATCACCGCGAGCCGTGTTGTCCTTTTCCAATCGCTCGATCGTGTGCCGCATGACTTGGTACAAGTCCTGCGACTGGTTGTCGGAGATCGGATCATCGATCGGTTGCGGCCGTTGCAATTCATCTTCGCCAATGGCTTCGGCTGGCAAATTTTCGTTTTCGTCGGTCATGAAAAGTTCCGGAGGAGATGACAAGCAAGTTGCGGTAGGCAGACAAGTTACCACGAATCAGGGGTTCACCGGAACGCGATTTGTGGAGGCCCCAGGTGAGGTTTTGATGAATGGTCGGCTTGGTAATTCCAGCTCGTTTTGCTCCATTATCGGCATGACAAAAACACTGCACTTTGACTGTTTATCGGGAATCAGCGGCGACATGACCTTGGGCGCCCTGATCGATTTGGGCGTGTCCGTGGACCAGATCCAGCAGGGGCTGCAATCGCTGAATCTGCCGGATTTGAAGCTGCGGACCGAGGAAGTGAAAAAGTGCGGTTTTCGAGCCGTGCAAATTCACATCGATCACCCGCCGGAAAAGGCTCATCGGCATCTGCACCACATCGATGCGATGATCGACGAGGCCAGCGAGATCAACGAATCCGCCAAGGCTCTCGCGAAAAAAATCTTTCTGTGCGTGGGCGAAGCGGAAGCCAAGGTCCATGGTTGCTCGCTTCGGAAAGTTCACTTCCACGAGGTTGGCGCGATCGATTCCATCGCGGACATCGTCGGCGTGGCGATCGCGATCGATGCGTTGGACATTCAACACGCGACGTCATCGACCATTCCCACCGGGACCGGTGCGATCACGATTGATCATGGCCGCGTTGCTGTGCCTGCGCCTGCCACCGCGGAAATCCTGACGGGTGTGCCGTTGATGGCTTGCGACATCGAATCGGAACTGACCACGCCCACCGGGGCCGCAATCATCAAGACGCTGGCTCGATCGTTTGGTCCGCCTCCGGCGATGACTCCGTTGCGAGTGGGCTACGGATCGGGAACGCGTGATCTGGAAGGCCAGGCCAACGTGTTGCGGGTGACGCTGGGTGAGCTTGCCGAAGCGAGCTCTTCCCAAGGTCAAATCGAAACCGATCGAGTCACCTTGCTGGAAAGCAACATCGACGATGCGACGGCGGAGCAGTTGGCCAATGTCAGCGAGCTGTTGATGAACGCGGAAGCGCTCGATGTTTGGCAGACTCCCATCGTGATGAAAAAGGGACGCTTGGCGACAACCGTCTCGGTGCTGTGCGACGCCGGCCGAATCGGTGCGTTGCAAACGTTGCTCTTCACCCAAACCAGCACGATTGGAATTCGTCGGACGGAGATGAATCGTTCGAAGCTGGCTCGCGAAAGTCAGACCGTGCAAACGCCGGACGGACCCGCGACGGGCAAGACGGTGCGATTGCCTGACGGAACGCTGCGGTTCTCGTTGGAAAACGACGAGGTCAAACGGTTGTCCGCCGCGACCGGAAAATCAGCCGACCAAATTCGTGCGGAAGCCCAGGCAGCGTTTGCCGGATTGATAGCGGAAGGGCGCGAGCCGTCCGGTCCCGCTTGAGACTCAACGTGGCAAGTTCTACCGCCGGGCACCGGACGGCTCGCGCCGTGCCGCTACAAAGAGAGAAGCCAGAATTTTTTCGCGCCCCTGCTAGCGGGTGATCTGGCCTGGGGGAGCATGAACGCAAAAACAACTTCACTCGGCTGCTTGGGTTTGCTGTGCATCGGCCTGTTGGTGGTGGGGCTCCCGATTGGGCTCCGTCAGTACCGGGTCCAGGCTCAGTTGCTGACCATT
Above is a window of Rhodopirellula islandica DNA encoding:
- a CDS encoding transglutaminase domain-containing protein — translated: MRQPLIALILPTLLLGLSGLASAEFDTDRLALAGDNRAELEQALADAPADQREGIEFLIANMPESDLQTLSADYLLENTRLAYQAWTDAPWAKEIPKDIFLNNVLPYASINERRDEWRADFRTRCLPMMEGASSPSEAAALINQKLFKNVGVKYSTRRVKADQSPLESMETGLASCTGLSVLLIDACRSVGIPARFVGTPLWFNQSGNHSWVEVWDDGWHFTGAAEPTGNELDRGWFVANATKADRSSKAHAIYATSLKQTPLSFPCVWNRKLRSIPAVNVTDRYVALQKSLPPGMTESLFVVHGADGNRASCRLRVLDGDEVVFEGQTNDEGFDANDHLRVELKQQHKYSVLIGEGDQVIRDTIITDADEELHEHHLVSVDAVSESQANESVAAIKALRDYLQSQPAADLKTIRAQSFSDVALTADDVVRARKILAEHHKQTLLKTRSEEMKARVLVHGDHEMPFDYRVFGEAPEEGRSLYISMHGGGGAPKAVNDRQWENQKRLYQPEEGVYVAPRAPTDTWNLWHQKHIDPMFVRLIENMVAFENVNPNRVYVMGYSAGGDGVYQLAPRLSDRWAAAAMMAGHPNETSALGLRNVPFALQMGGKDAAYKRNQIAADWQTKLAKLQEADPEGYEHFVKIYPNKGHWMDREDAVALPWMAEHTRNVTPSKIVWVQDDVTHSHFYWLGVEESSVKAGATIIAAVDGQTIDLISSDVNKINVFLDDRFIDLDQPIQITSSGQMLFEGQVTRTLKTLVTTLDERSDSELAFSTFVEVEMPKPFPQSLVPAKDLPRYTAAKIDTELTIDGRLDEEAWQQARKTTSFVDLVSGQPTRYDTRSSILWDDEFLYIGFWLEEPNVDAEYKDRDDPIYYDNDVEVFIAGKDAYYEFEINSYGTVYEGFFVWQEAYEKGGYASDPQLAKDAPNQQEFDGVGFTDHPRGKRIAFLGYDFPNFKSAVHINGTLNDDSDVDQGWTVELAFPWKEMKWLAKGDNRSLPPKVGDQWRIDLFRFNKTKAPEPATDSSGWALGKHGVWDSHIPEIFPIITFAEE
- a CDS encoding pyridoxal-phosphate dependent enzyme — protein: MCAQFGLRFTAVMPRGVSSERIKMIRAFGAEVILTPAEEGVGGAMALADEIAGRGEAFASKQFENPDNPAAHRYQTAAEIIAQVPSRSVDAVVSGVGTGGTLVGLYQGFCDFGCNTRPVLARPVCSDGLYELECSSFSKKIPGVVESASAIFRDAHLPGLRQVDVKDSVALACCRQLIRRGFPVGPSSGLNFAAALEAARDLPPDSTIVTVFPDRMERYFSTPLFSDSVEELECDPAQTCC
- a CDS encoding cysteine synthase family protein translates to MTNHPASYSYATEAISTPIAPVKLSDDGPVIWCKLEYHNPSGSTKDRIARFILGKAIRSGLLGRGDAVVEASSGSTSISLALMCAQFGLRFTAVMPRGVSSERIKMIRAFGAEVILTPAEEGVGGAMALADEIAGRGEAFASKQFENPDNPAAHRYQTAAEIIAQVPSRSVDAVVSGVGTGGTLVGLYQGFCDFGCNTRPVLARPVCSDGLYELECSSFSKKIPGVVESASAIFRDAHLPGLRQVDVKDSVALACCRQLIRRGFPVGPSSGLNFAAALEAARDLPPDATIVTVFPDRMERYFSTPLFSDSVEEFECDPAQTCC
- a CDS encoding DUF1573 domain-containing protein translates to MATPIPLGLGDLPRLLSIAALSFGFSSFGSIAPANGESIEELKIDSAFALDADSGKAVARLELGKLETGKEYRIRWNATNKSGKKISFDKAELTCSCTDLSPRFATLLPGETFNATFSIRTNMNPGTNESGGGFWLKHREKPSAHVIYKYQVKNYLGFGDDMVIVVFRGEQTTQNFECTIVGDQKHRPTDLRFSQEGLSSKVELQFDPSTSILKGTVKLAQGIDQGETEAGSLKLFAEGDVPGKKSVPILVQREPKISVTPKTFRFFPTEITEETADSEDYKASVLVSAFGDDLKGKTITAAIRINNHLHPATVKRLANGIWRVNTQLKKPFFLKHPDYTPGRSFVLPAHLEIQLGDSSNTVPVVLRFPPQES